Proteins encoded within one genomic window of Borrelia parkeri:
- a CDS encoding vWA domain-containing protein — translation MSIGNYYASYLFIILFLVLFLYIYNFRKALPFFKTLSLMYVNNAYIKNYYIKKILMMFFFVLSLGSLIVSILDISWGQKATEDKRSNLRISFVVDISRSMLTFDEEKSINRLESAKNFISLILNNFENVEYSLTIFKGKSLLVLPFSKDKASLHKMLNYIEPNLISSPGSFLGEGVFSAIQGIKDDSYYNFLIILTDGDEWGENNYYTFPKLIDALNITSFVVGIGSDKPSPLIDNNLSVKDKDGNVVKAVLDEDNLYLLTSSLKGSYYNLYLKGTNYVINEIRNDIMKKSSSDILLIGILRYKLFLAISFLFIVLYLFVKVIKWDETF, via the coding sequence ATGAGTATAGGCAATTATTATGCTTCTTACTTGTTTATAATTTTATTTTTAGTTCTTTTTTTATATATTTATAATTTTAGAAAAGCGCTTCCATTTTTTAAGACTTTAAGTCTTATGTATGTTAATAATGCTTACATTAAAAATTATTATATAAAAAAAATTCTTATGATGTTCTTTTTTGTATTGAGTCTGGGTTCTTTAATTGTTTCTATCTTGGATATTTCTTGGGGGCAAAAAGCTACTGAGGATAAAAGATCAAATTTAAGGATATCTTTTGTTGTTGATATTTCTCGTAGTATGTTAACCTTTGATGAAGAAAAATCGATTAACAGACTTGAGAGTGCTAAGAATTTTATTAGTTTGATTTTAAATAATTTTGAGAATGTTGAGTATTCACTTACTATTTTTAAAGGTAAATCCTTGTTAGTGTTGCCATTTTCTAAGGATAAAGCTAGCTTGCATAAGATGTTAAATTATATTGAGCCTAACTTAATAAGTTCTCCTGGTAGTTTTTTAGGTGAGGGAGTTTTTAGTGCCATACAGGGAATAAAAGATGATTCTTATTATAATTTTTTGATAATTTTAACAGATGGAGATGAATGGGGTGAGAATAATTATTATACTTTTCCTAAGTTGATTGATGCACTTAATATTACAAGCTTTGTAGTTGGGATTGGAAGTGATAAGCCATCTCCTTTGATTGATAATAATTTAAGTGTTAAGGATAAAGATGGCAATGTAGTGAAAGCCGTGCTTGATGAGGATAATTTGTATCTTTTAACGTCTTCTCTTAAGGGTTCTTATTATAATTTATATTTAAAAGGTACTAATTATGTTATTAATGAGATAAGGAATGATATAATGAAAAAAAGTTCAAGTGATATTTTGCTTATTGGTATTCTAAGATATAAGCTTTTTTTAGCTATCTCTTTTTTATTTATAGTATTGTATCTATTTGTTAAGGTCATTAAATGGGACGAAACTTTTTAA
- the rsmG gene encoding 16S rRNA (guanine(527)-N(7))-methyltransferase RsmG, whose amino-acid sequence MMNDFELSLKSLGVPFTSKSIDKLRFYIEKVLLFGTRFNLVSNNDRNFDAVLLHVLDSIAGLPIIKDKNPRQVLDVGSGAGFPGIVLALFDNFREYILLERSNKKATFLRMISLELGLDNVEVLERDVDKEQNKYEFITIRAFRDIREYARILKLILKDGGLIVAYKGKLNKIKFEISHIESLFNKIEIKSSTMNDSKERNFLLLYK is encoded by the coding sequence ATGATGAATGATTTTGAACTTTCTTTGAAAAGTTTAGGAGTGCCTTTTACTTCAAAAAGTATTGATAAATTAAGATTTTATATAGAAAAAGTTTTGTTATTTGGTACTAGGTTTAACTTGGTGTCAAATAATGATCGAAATTTTGATGCAGTGCTTTTACATGTTTTAGATTCTATAGCTGGATTGCCTATTATAAAAGATAAGAATCCACGGCAAGTACTTGATGTAGGTAGTGGAGCTGGATTCCCAGGGATTGTTTTGGCTCTTTTTGATAACTTTAGAGAGTATATTCTTCTTGAACGTAGCAATAAAAAGGCTACTTTTTTAAGGATGATTAGTTTAGAACTTGGTTTAGACAATGTTGAGGTATTAGAACGTGATGTTGATAAAGAGCAAAATAAATACGAATTTATTACAATCAGGGCTTTTAGAGATATAAGAGAATATGCAAGGATTTTGAAATTGATTTTAAAAGATGGGGGTTTGATTGTGGCTTATAAGGGTAAATTAAATAAGATTAAGTTTGAAATTAGTCATATTGAAAGCTTGTTTAACAAAATAGAAATAAAATCATCAACAATGAATGATAGTAAAGAGAGGAATTTTCTTTTGCTTTATAAGTAG
- the mnmE gene encoding tRNA uridine-5-carboxymethylaminomethyl(34) synthesis GTPase MnmE: MSKLFQREDDIVALATPLLSSALCVIRSSGVSSIEKFSKIFSDPKRLLEASGHTIHYGYLIDKETCEKLDEVVVCLYRAPKSFTGQDSIEVMAHGSPIGIKRIIGCFLKVGFRMAEPGEFTLRAFLAGKLDLTKAEAVNELISAKTNKTHALAVNKLSGSLFAKIDLIKKDILNFLSALSVHLDYETSEYEIVIPFEVISKSRDELKRLIDSYNTSRKLDHGIALVLAGSVNVGKSSLFNLLLKEDRAIVSSYAGTTRDYIQASFEFDGILFNVFDTAGLRETSDFVEQLGIVKSNSLIKEASLVLYVIDVSARLTNDDLKFIDSYKGHSKVIFVLNKMDLEPNRQTVEFFNSGNINSSNLVKISTKTLFGVDSLYDKIRSLTCFDYIDIDAYDVIVSSSRQAELLKKAYTLIIELLNKIEKDISYDMLAFDVYEVLNFLGEITGEVTSEDVLNNMFKNFCLGK; this comes from the coding sequence ATGAGCAAGCTTTTTCAAAGAGAAGATGATATTGTTGCACTTGCTACTCCTTTACTTAGTAGTGCTTTGTGTGTGATTCGTAGTAGTGGGGTTTCTTCAATTGAAAAATTTTCTAAAATATTCTCAGATCCTAAGCGACTGCTTGAGGCGTCTGGTCATACCATTCATTATGGATATTTAATAGATAAAGAAACTTGTGAAAAATTGGACGAAGTTGTTGTTTGCCTTTATAGAGCCCCAAAAAGTTTTACAGGTCAAGATTCAATAGAGGTTATGGCTCATGGATCCCCTATTGGTATAAAGAGAATTATAGGATGTTTTTTGAAAGTGGGATTTAGAATGGCTGAGCCTGGTGAATTTACTCTTCGTGCTTTTTTGGCTGGAAAACTTGATCTTACTAAGGCAGAGGCAGTAAATGAGCTAATTTCTGCTAAAACTAATAAGACCCATGCTCTTGCTGTTAACAAGCTTTCAGGTTCTTTGTTTGCTAAAATAGATTTAATCAAAAAAGATATTTTAAATTTTCTCTCAGCACTTAGTGTTCATCTTGATTATGAAACAAGTGAATATGAGATTGTCATTCCTTTTGAGGTTATTTCAAAAAGCAGAGATGAACTTAAAAGATTGATTGATTCTTATAATACTTCAAGGAAACTGGATCATGGAATTGCATTGGTTTTAGCCGGTTCTGTTAATGTTGGCAAATCTTCTCTTTTTAATTTGTTACTAAAGGAAGATAGGGCTATAGTTTCCTCTTATGCTGGCACTACAAGAGATTACATTCAAGCAAGCTTTGAATTTGATGGTATTTTATTTAACGTTTTTGATACAGCAGGACTTAGGGAGACTAGTGATTTTGTTGAACAGTTGGGTATCGTTAAAAGTAATTCTTTAATTAAGGAAGCATCTTTAGTTCTTTATGTTATTGATGTGAGTGCAAGATTAACAAATGACGATTTAAAATTTATTGATTCTTATAAGGGACATTCTAAAGTGATTTTTGTTTTAAATAAGATGGATTTAGAACCAAATAGACAAACAGTTGAATTTTTTAATTCAGGTAATATAAATTCATCAAATTTAGTAAAGATTAGTACTAAGACTTTATTTGGTGTAGATTCTCTTTATGATAAGATAAGGTCATTGACATGCTTTGATTATATTGATATTGATGCTTATGATGTTATAGTATCATCAAGTCGCCAAGCAGAACTTTTAAAAAAAGCTTATACTTTAATTATTGAGTTATTAAATAAGATAGAAAAAGATATAAGCTATGATATGTTGGCGTTTGATGTTTATGAAGTTCTTAATTTTTTAGGCGAAATAACAGGTGAGGTTACTAGTGAAGATGTACTTAACAATATGTTTAAGAATTTTTGTTTAGGAAAATAG
- a CDS encoding AAA family ATPase codes for MKSSFQIDSEVENALGLINKFRREVSSRILGQREMIDAILMGILTEGHVLLEGVPGLAKTLTIQTVSDVLDLGFKRVQFTPDLLPSDLTGNMVYKSTTGTFKVRKGPVFSNIILADEINRAPAKVQSALLEAMSERQVTLGDETHKLPDPFFVLATQNPIEQEGTYNLPEAQLDRFLLKVNVKYPSIQDEIKLLKIFSIDGGLENIKVAKIMNAYSLADLKRTIGKVKVDDKIMLYIVTLIAASRENDKKTYPFTKYIEFGASPRASLSLLKCARVNALYEGRLFVLPEDVKAVAYNVLRHRITPSYEAEVEEMNTDDIIKILLSAVALP; via the coding sequence ATGAAAAGTAGTTTTCAAATAGATTCTGAAGTAGAGAATGCATTAGGTTTAATAAATAAGTTTAGAAGAGAAGTTTCAAGTAGAATCCTTGGTCAAAGAGAAATGATAGATGCTATTTTGATGGGAATTTTGACTGAAGGACATGTTTTGCTTGAAGGTGTACCAGGACTTGCTAAAACATTGACGATTCAAACAGTTTCAGATGTTCTTGATCTTGGTTTTAAGAGAGTGCAATTTACCCCGGACCTTTTGCCTTCTGATCTTACAGGTAATATGGTATATAAGAGTACGACAGGAACTTTTAAGGTTAGAAAGGGGCCTGTATTTTCAAATATTATTTTAGCGGATGAAATTAATAGAGCACCTGCAAAGGTTCAATCAGCACTTCTTGAGGCAATGAGTGAGCGTCAAGTAACTCTTGGCGATGAAACACATAAGCTGCCCGATCCATTCTTTGTTCTTGCAACACAAAATCCAATTGAACAAGAGGGGACTTATAATTTGCCAGAGGCTCAACTTGATAGATTTTTGTTAAAAGTTAATGTGAAATATCCTTCTATTCAAGATGAAATTAAGCTTCTTAAAATATTCTCAATTGATGGCGGGCTTGAGAATATTAAAGTTGCAAAAATAATGAATGCTTATTCTTTAGCAGATCTCAAGCGTACAATTGGTAAGGTTAAGGTAGATGATAAGATAATGCTTTATATCGTTACTTTAATAGCAGCTTCTCGTGAAAATGATAAAAAAACTTATCCATTTACTAAATATATTGAATTTGGAGCATCTCCTAGGGCATCACTTAGTTTGCTTAAATGTGCTCGTGTTAATGCCCTTTATGAGGGGCGATTATTTGTTCTCCCTGAAGATGTTAAGGCTGTGGCTTATAATGTGTTAAGACATAGAATTACTCCATCTTATGAGGCAGAGGTTGAGGAGATGAATACTGATGATATTATTAAGATACTTCTCTCAGCTGTGGCACTTCCTTAA
- the infA gene encoding translation initiation factor IF-1 — protein MNTKEEAIETEGIVKESLPNTMFRVELKNGHLVLAHLSGKMRKHFIKIVPGDRVKVELSPYDLTKGRIVYREK, from the coding sequence TTGAACACTAAAGAAGAAGCTATTGAAACTGAAGGTATTGTTAAAGAATCTCTACCTAACACAATGTTTAGGGTAGAACTTAAAAATGGGCATTTAGTTTTAGCTCATCTATCTGGAAAGATGAGAAAACATTTTATAAAAATAGTTCCTGGAGATAGAGTGAAGGTTGAGCTATCACCTTATGATCTTACAAAAGGAAGAATAGTATATAGAGAAAAATAA
- a CDS encoding BatD family protein, which yields MGNKVRRTNCVFTRRLVISLVLFFINFEIYSLSGTDYLVSTKVLQGSKVVHVIRLNLSQDIDEASLKFEISKDINDNTEIASISKVPDGNNIVTEIKIEYYFDKLGFVKIPSLKVVYLGEVYLSSEFEVVVLKEDESQFFGLPVRLYWDFDKQEIYEYQSVGFVLRVNWLVNNNLNSIASSFNAVKDAMIDRTPIFENIKYRTFNSKEILDVPLYNFILTPLRGSKGIVIPSVSFNIGENIARMSPGISLKIKPIPDEVKSLAVGTFKIDYEFPNSTLINQDTFTVLIKITGQGNLPHIRFPEIETYNSKVIYNKKNYNFEPSKDGYKGSISKIYTFKPDNKGNLFLNIGDFTYLNPDDGKVYKLDGKRLKYEYYGEFKNNNDSGQDLLSDFSLLSYHDILKHRNKTFLFFVPVYYLILIPGILFSLAVFIRYKKFFIASGCGLVILILTLAVSLNAMNDGSLSEDNINDLIEDYKSKNYDNALNKVDNILKKNPSYSGLWLNRALILNKMDRCFDAIYSAYKAFFTSPSNDTFYKVIDFIEAKNGVNENIRNNNFVWSNIFFIISLILINILIVIISYKFYAKNLKRIILFLLLSVTCFTLFQTYYFYVDQQSEIGIIKGDLVSLYKVPDNFSRSWRFLNGNISVYVLNRKDDFVLIQTSHGLQGWIHKNFIVSVKDSLI from the coding sequence ATGGGTAACAAGGTCAGAAGAACAAACTGTGTCTTTACGAGAAGATTGGTGATATCTTTAGTTTTATTTTTTATAAATTTTGAGATTTACTCTTTATCTGGTACCGATTATTTAGTATCAACTAAGGTCCTTCAAGGATCTAAAGTTGTTCATGTAATTAGATTAAATCTATCTCAAGATATTGATGAGGCGTCATTAAAGTTTGAAATAAGTAAAGATATAAATGATAACACCGAAATTGCTTCGATATCAAAGGTACCAGATGGAAATAATATTGTTACAGAAATAAAAATTGAATATTATTTTGATAAATTGGGATTTGTTAAGATTCCTTCATTAAAAGTTGTTTATCTTGGTGAAGTTTATTTAAGTTCAGAGTTTGAAGTGGTTGTTTTAAAAGAAGATGAGTCTCAGTTCTTTGGTTTGCCAGTTAGATTGTATTGGGATTTTGATAAGCAAGAAATTTATGAGTATCAGAGTGTTGGGTTTGTTTTGCGTGTCAATTGGCTTGTGAATAATAATTTAAATTCTATTGCCAGTTCTTTTAATGCTGTTAAAGATGCAATGATTGATAGAACCCCTATATTTGAAAATATTAAGTATAGGACTTTTAATAGTAAAGAAATCTTGGATGTACCCCTTTATAACTTTATCTTAACTCCTCTTAGAGGTTCAAAAGGTATTGTTATTCCTAGTGTTTCTTTTAATATAGGTGAAAATATTGCCCGTATGAGTCCTGGTATTTCTTTAAAAATTAAACCAATACCTGATGAAGTTAAGTCTTTAGCTGTTGGAACTTTTAAAATTGATTATGAATTCCCTAATTCAACTTTAATTAATCAAGATACTTTTACTGTTTTAATAAAAATTACAGGGCAAGGTAATCTTCCACATATTCGTTTTCCAGAAATTGAAACTTATAACTCTAAAGTTATTTATAATAAAAAAAATTATAATTTTGAACCCTCAAAAGATGGTTATAAGGGCAGTATATCTAAGATATATACTTTTAAACCAGATAATAAGGGTAATTTATTCTTAAATATTGGTGATTTTACTTATTTAAATCCTGATGATGGAAAAGTTTATAAACTTGATGGTAAACGACTAAAATATGAGTATTATGGGGAATTTAAAAATAATAATGATTCTGGTCAAGATTTATTGTCAGATTTTAGTTTGCTTTCATACCATGATATTTTGAAACATAGGAATAAAACTTTTTTATTTTTTGTTCCCGTTTATTACTTAATTTTGATACCAGGAATCTTATTCTCTTTAGCTGTTTTTATTAGATATAAAAAGTTCTTTATTGCATCAGGTTGTGGATTAGTTATTTTAATATTAACTCTTGCTGTTAGTCTTAATGCTATGAACGATGGTTCTTTGTCAGAAGATAATATAAATGATTTAATTGAAGATTATAAATCAAAAAATTATGATAATGCTCTTAATAAAGTTGATAATATTCTTAAAAAGAATCCAAGTTATTCAGGATTGTGGTTAAACAGAGCTCTCATTTTGAATAAAATGGATAGATGTTTTGATGCAATTTATTCGGCTTATAAGGCATTTTTTACTTCACCAAGTAATGATACCTTTTACAAGGTGATTGATTTTATTGAGGCTAAGAATGGAGTTAATGAAAATATTCGAAACAATAATTTTGTTTGGTCTAATATTTTTTTTATTATTAGTTTAATTTTAATAAATATTTTAATAGTGATTATTTCTTATAAATTTTATGCAAAAAATTTAAAGAGAATTATTTTATTCTTGCTTTTATCTGTAACGTGTTTTACTTTATTTCAAACATATTACTTTTATGTTGACCAGCAGTCTGAGATTGGAATTATTAAAGGTGATCTAGTTTCTCTTTATAAAGTTCCTGATAATTTTTCAAGAAGCTGGCGATTCTTAAACGGGAATATAAGTGTTTATGTACTTAATAGAAAAGATGACTTTGTTCTTATTCAAACAAGTCATGGACTTCAGGGATGGATTCATAAAAACTTTATTGTGTCTGTTAAAGATAGTTTAATATAA
- a CDS encoding vWA domain-containing protein, whose amino-acid sequence MLTFNEPLYLFLLIILPLIIYFSHFFKRRGGKVKFPISIYGNFGSIKLRDYGLNLLYFITYAFFYLAMTVMILTLAGPSISKKKTTYLSSGADIVIVLDISPSMGAIEFSSKNRLEFAKELIKYFVYQRENDNIGLVAFAKEASLIVPLTIDRDFFSKKLDDIYIMDLGNGSALGLGISIALSHLKHSEAPKRSVIVLTDGVVNSDEVYKDQVINLAQGLNVKIYSIGIGSSEELSVGFKLRSGRFYQGTLREIYDPSMLFEISSKTGGLFYSVGDDFSFKLAIQDFSKKENVERKVKITVDNDDVYNEFLLVIFFLLILYFILSKVFLKEVL is encoded by the coding sequence ATGTTAACATTCAATGAGCCTTTATATTTATTTTTACTTATAATTCTTCCATTAATAATTTATTTTAGCCATTTTTTTAAGCGTAGAGGAGGAAAAGTTAAATTTCCAATATCTATTTATGGAAACTTTGGTTCTATAAAATTAAGGGATTATGGATTAAATTTGTTATATTTTATAACTTATGCTTTCTTTTATTTAGCAATGACAGTTATGATCTTAACCTTAGCAGGTCCTTCTATTTCGAAGAAGAAAACGACTTATCTTAGTAGTGGGGCTGATATTGTTATTGTTTTGGATATATCTCCTAGCATGGGTGCTATTGAATTTTCATCTAAAAATAGACTTGAATTTGCAAAAGAATTGATTAAATATTTTGTTTATCAGAGAGAAAATGACAATATTGGATTGGTAGCTTTTGCTAAGGAAGCTTCTTTAATAGTTCCACTGACAATTGATAGAGATTTTTTTTCTAAAAAATTAGACGATATTTATATTATGGATCTTGGAAATGGTTCTGCTTTGGGACTTGGTATTTCCATTGCTCTTTCTCATTTAAAGCATTCGGAAGCGCCTAAGAGATCAGTGATTGTTTTAACAGATGGGGTAGTTAATTCAGATGAAGTTTATAAGGATCAGGTAATAAATCTTGCTCAAGGATTAAATGTTAAAATTTACTCTATTGGAATTGGTAGCAGTGAAGAGCTTAGTGTTGGATTTAAATTGAGATCTGGCAGGTTTTATCAAGGTACTTTAAGAGAGATTTATGATCCTAGTATGCTTTTTGAGATTTCAAGTAAAACAGGAGGACTTTTTTATTCTGTAGGTGATGATTTTTCATTTAAACTTGCAATACAGGATTTTTCGAAAAAGGAAAATGTGGAGAGAAAGGTTAAAATTACGGTTGATAATGATGATGTTTACAATGAATTTTTATTGGTAATATTTTTCTTATTAATCCTTTACTTCATTTTGTCTAAGGTTTTTTTAAAAGAGGTGTTATGA
- the mnmG gene encoding tRNA uridine-5-carboxymethylaminomethyl(34) synthesis enzyme MnmG, which translates to MDFDAIVIGGGHAGIEASLALSRLNFKTLLITQNLDTIGKLSCNPAIGGLAKGNMVREIDALGGEMGCLIDFSMIQFRILNKSRGPAVQAPRAQADKLVYQVKAKETLERQTNLDLFQDTVSDFLLNSMRNKIEGVVTERGNKFTSRVVVLTTGTFLRGKIFIGEYRACMGRISEPAAYGLEKILLELGFEMGRLKTGTPARVHRKSINFAKTEIQFGDSDIIPFSFSNTKIDKVQLSCYITYTNKKTHEIISDNMHLSPLYSGEIVGNGPRYCPSIEDKIVKFKDKDKHQIFIEPEGLSTEEMYLNGLSSSLPEDVQKRLINSIDGLENAVITRPGYAVEYDYINPIELYASLETKRVKGLFVAGQTNGSSGYEEAAAQGLMAGINAALKLQGKDPMILPRTSSYIGVLIDDLVTKGTKEPYRMFTSRAEHRLNLRHDTSDKRLIKWGYEVGLVSEEKYSRYFFKEKQVEEIKELLRQRRLKEREASTLQLKKHISKDFYHIIKDPYINLSDLVDIDPKLKASKVILEQVELDIKYEGYINRQRDLIRKMNNLELIKLPFDFNYEIDGLSREAREKFVKIQPANLAQASRISGVRNTDIQVLLIYFSSPKNKVVLDLAL; encoded by the coding sequence ATGGATTTCGATGCTATTGTAATTGGAGGCGGACATGCTGGTATTGAAGCATCCTTAGCTCTTTCAAGATTAAATTTTAAGACGCTTCTAATTACTCAGAATTTAGATACAATTGGTAAACTTTCTTGTAATCCTGCTATTGGTGGACTTGCTAAGGGAAATATGGTGCGTGAAATTGATGCTCTTGGAGGAGAGATGGGATGCCTTATTGACTTTAGTATGATTCAATTTAGAATTTTAAATAAAAGCAGAGGGCCTGCTGTGCAGGCTCCACGTGCTCAGGCTGATAAATTAGTGTATCAGGTTAAGGCAAAAGAAACATTGGAAAGGCAAACCAATCTTGATCTTTTTCAAGATACCGTTAGTGACTTTTTGCTTAATTCTATGAGGAATAAAATCGAAGGTGTTGTTACAGAGAGAGGTAATAAATTTACATCTCGTGTTGTGGTTCTTACAACCGGAACTTTTCTTAGAGGTAAAATATTTATTGGTGAATATAGAGCTTGTATGGGGAGAATTTCTGAGCCTGCTGCTTATGGTCTTGAAAAAATTTTACTTGAACTTGGATTTGAGATGGGTAGACTTAAGACAGGTACTCCTGCTAGGGTTCATAGAAAGAGTATAAATTTTGCAAAAACAGAAATTCAATTTGGAGATTCTGATATCATTCCTTTTTCCTTTTCAAATACTAAGATAGATAAAGTTCAACTCTCTTGTTACATCACTTATACAAATAAAAAAACACATGAAATAATTAGTGACAATATGCATCTCTCTCCGCTTTATTCCGGTGAAATTGTTGGGAATGGTCCAAGATATTGTCCTTCAATTGAAGACAAGATAGTAAAATTCAAAGATAAAGATAAACATCAAATATTTATTGAACCTGAAGGCTTAAGTACTGAAGAAATGTATCTTAATGGTCTAAGTTCATCTTTACCCGAGGATGTTCAAAAAAGATTGATCAATAGTATTGATGGACTTGAAAATGCAGTTATTACAAGACCTGGATATGCTGTTGAGTATGATTATATTAATCCTATTGAATTATATGCAAGCCTTGAGACTAAAAGGGTTAAGGGACTTTTTGTTGCAGGACAAACTAATGGATCCTCAGGATATGAGGAAGCCGCAGCTCAAGGATTGATGGCTGGAATTAATGCAGCACTTAAGTTGCAAGGGAAAGATCCAATGATATTGCCAAGAACAAGTTCTTATATTGGAGTGCTTATTGATGATCTTGTTACTAAGGGTACTAAGGAACCTTATAGAATGTTTACCTCAAGGGCTGAACATAGGCTTAATTTAAGACATGATACTAGTGATAAGAGGTTGATTAAGTGGGGATATGAAGTTGGGTTGGTTAGTGAGGAAAAATATTCTAGATATTTTTTCAAGGAGAAGCAAGTAGAAGAAATTAAGGAACTTTTGAGGCAGAGGCGTCTTAAGGAAAGGGAAGCTAGTACTTTGCAGTTAAAGAAACATATTAGTAAAGATTTTTATCATATTATAAAAGATCCGTATATCAATTTAAGTGATCTTGTTGATATAGATCCTAAGTTGAAGGCTTCAAAAGTGATTCTTGAACAGGTTGAATTAGATATTAAATATGAAGGCTACATTAATAGACAAAGAGATTTAATTAGGAAAATGAATAACCTTGAGCTTATTAAATTACCCTTTGATTTTAATTATGAAATTGATGGTTTATCTAGAGAGGCTAGGGAAAAGTTTGTTAAAATCCAACCAGCTAATCTTGCTCAGGCAAGTAGGATTTCTGGTGTTAGAAATACAGATATTCAAGTTTTACTTATATATTTTTCAAGTCCTAAAAATAAGGTAGTGCTTGATTTGGCTTTATGA
- a CDS encoding tetratricopeptide repeat protein yields MGRNFLICFLMSFMFASFLSCSNIRAMSLMAIGNYKYIRGDYQGAISTYYDLVDDKQGMSWGYYNLGIVYYSLGEYESSLRMFSYAKRDNDSFLHFNINYNEGIIYYNQGLYRKAEVAFKEALRINPASYNAKYNLELAIIKKRSIPDDLDSLSVKRSKNFIENNENFLRYIENLERVLWVTRSEEQTVSLREDW; encoded by the coding sequence ATGGGACGAAACTTTTTAATTTGTTTTTTAATGAGTTTTATGTTTGCATCCTTTTTATCTTGTTCTAATATTAGAGCTATGTCTCTTATGGCTATTGGTAATTATAAATATATTAGAGGCGACTATCAGGGTGCAATTTCTACTTATTATGATCTTGTAGATGATAAGCAAGGTATGTCGTGGGGTTATTATAATCTTGGGATTGTATATTATTCTTTAGGAGAGTATGAAAGCTCTCTTCGGATGTTTTCTTATGCAAAAAGAGATAATGATTCCTTTTTGCATTTTAATATAAACTATAATGAGGGGATAATATACTATAATCAAGGACTTTATCGAAAAGCAGAGGTGGCATTTAAGGAAGCTTTAAGGATCAATCCTGCAAGTTATAATGCTAAATATAATCTTGAACTTGCAATAATTAAAAAAAGAAGTATTCCAGATGATTTAGATAGTTTAAGTGTTAAGAGAAGTAAAAATTTTATTGAGAACAATGAAAATTTTTTAAGGTATATTGAAAATCTTGAGAGGGTTTTATGGGTAACAAGGTCAGAAGAACAAACTGTGTCTTTACGAGAAGATTGGTGA
- a CDS encoding DUF58 domain-containing protein: protein MQYDNELNASTKTKIKALKFFSRKMLLELNFGGYRSIFKGLGLEFHEFRPYEETDDARLIDWNVSSKTDSIFSKVFREDKGMNLHLLVDNSLSMSLGSLTSKKEIQDLLVSIFAHMAFFNNDKIGITFFSSETDKFISSRKGHSHLGLILNETINRRLKRGSNLTYVFKNTAEYYKKRSLIIIISDFKASGYFKSLTVLSKRHNIIAIRLTDFFDENLPQYGVLTYEDIETSEDFLTSGFSKTILNSYKNYWTLDKIKWRKECIKRGINFIEISTKDDVFRKLKALLKKENDF from the coding sequence ATGCAATATGATAATGAATTAAATGCTAGCACTAAAACTAAGATAAAAGCTTTGAAATTTTTCTCCAGAAAAATGCTTTTGGAACTTAATTTTGGTGGATATCGTTCTATTTTTAAGGGTCTTGGTCTTGAATTTCATGAGTTTAGACCTTATGAAGAGACGGATGATGCTAGATTGATTGATTGGAATGTTAGTTCGAAAACAGATAGCATATTCTCGAAGGTTTTTAGAGAAGATAAGGGAATGAATCTTCATTTGCTTGTTGATAATTCTCTTTCAATGAGTCTGGGAAGCTTGACTAGTAAAAAGGAAATTCAAGATTTATTAGTTTCTATTTTTGCTCATATGGCATTTTTTAATAATGATAAAATAGGTATAACTTTTTTCTCAAGTGAAACGGATAAGTTTATTTCATCTCGAAAAGGGCATTCACATTTAGGACTAATTTTGAACGAGACAATAAATAGACGGCTTAAGAGGGGAAGTAATTTAACTTATGTATTTAAAAATACAGCTGAATATTATAAGAAAAGATCTTTAATTATCATTATTTCAGATTTTAAAGCCAGTGGTTATTTTAAATCTTTAACCGTTCTTAGTAAACGTCATAATATTATTGCAATAAGGCTTACAGATTTTTTTGATGAAAATCTTCCTCAATATGGAGTTTTAACTTATGAAGATATTGAAACCAGTGAAGATTTTTTAACTTCTGGATTTAGTAAAACAATATTGAATAGTTATAAAAATTATTGGACATTAGATAAAATTAAATGGAGAAAAGAATGCATAAAAAGAGGTATTAATTTTATAGAAATTAGTACGAAAGATGATGTTTTTAGAAAGCTAAAAGCTCTTTTAAAAAAGGAGAATGATTTTTGA